The Sesamum indicum cultivar Zhongzhi No. 13 linkage group LG2, S_indicum_v1.0, whole genome shotgun sequence genome contains a region encoding:
- the LOC105155526 gene encoding cyclin-D3-3, whose product MASNPNLPFLLDALFCEEEQWDDGDITETTENCLIGVEGEGDNSFLHHSLSPEPFLELLGQEEFWGDEELSSLLSKEQENELYGGLEETPSLAMARGEAVEWMLKVIGYYSFSALTAVLAVNYLDRFLYSFQSHREKPWMIQLAAVACLSLAAKVEETEVPLLLDLQVEESKYVFEPKTIQRMEILVLSTLEWKMNPVTPLSFLDYIARRVELQSHLCREFLRKCECLILSLISDCRFTGFQPSALATATMLYVISSLEPCTGLDHQDQLVAILGTDKDKVLDCCMLIQEVATTVDFHSSNKRKFGSFLAAGSSPKGVVDVSFSSDSSNDSWAVTSVASVSSSPSKKTKSQSPNHEVS is encoded by the exons ATGGCTTCGAACCCTAATCTTCCATTCTTGTTAGATGCTTTGTTTTGCGAGGAAGAGCAGTGGGACGACGGAGATATCACTGAAACCACTGAAAACTGTTTGATAGGAGTTGAAGGAGAAGGGGATAACAGCTTTTTACACCATAGCTTAAGCCCTGAACCTTTCCTGGAGTTGCTGGGGCAGGAGGAGTTTTGGGGTGATGAAGAGTTGAGTTCTTTGTTGAGTAAAGAGCAGGAAAATGAACTGTACGGTGGGCTTGAGGAGACCCCATCTTTGGCTATGGCCAGGGGTGAGGCTGTTGAATGGATGCTTAAGGTCATTGGGTACTATTCTTTTTCTGCTCTCACTGCGGTTCTTGCAGTTAACTATTTGGATAGGTTCCTCTACAGCTTTCAGTCTCACAGAGAGAAGCCATGGATGATTCAGCTAGCTGCTGTGGCTTGTCTTTCTTTGGCTGCAAAAGTTGAGGAAACTGAAGTCCCTCTTCTCTTAGACCTCCAA GTGGAGGAGTCAAAGTATGTTTTTGAGCCCAAAACCATTCAAAGAATGGAAATTTTGGTTCTATCCACACTTGAATGGAAGATGAACCCTGTCACCCCactttcatttcttgattacATTGCAAGAAGGGTAGAGTTGCAGAGCCATCTCTGCCGGGAATTTCTCAGGAAATGCGAGTGTCTGATTCTGTCCCTTATCTCTG ATTGTAGATTCACAGGCTTTCAGCCTTCTGCACTGGCCACAGCCACAATGCTGTATGTGATAAGCAGTTTAGAGCCCTGCACTGGGTTGGATCATCAAGACCAACTAGTAGCCATTCTTGGAACCGACAAG GACAAAGTGTTGGATTGCTGTATGCTAATACAAGAAGTGGCCACAACTGTTGATTTCCACTCCAGCAACAAAAGAAAGTTTGGATCTTTTCTGGCTGCCGGCAGCAGCCCAAAAGGGGTGGTGGATGTTTCATTCAGCTCTGATAGCTCCAATGATTCATGGGCAGTGACCTCAGTTGCTTCAGTTTCCTCCTCCCCCTCCAAGAAAACCAAGTCTCAGAGTCCAAACCATGAAGTTTCCTGA